The following coding sequences lie in one Myxococcus xanthus genomic window:
- a CDS encoding DNA polymerase beta superfamily protein — MSDSSTEAPSPGGARIRGLEQVDRLSVPLPHGTEVTTRVERLASGGRRIPQGVVGRVVRAHDGGFDVQIVGVGEVWFARDELVPRRPGQVQFAQRREAAWSALTPCVVLETRVGSHAWGLADERSDVDVRGVFALPLPWRFGLVDAPRDLVSADGSTTYWEVHKAVEQALRADPNTLETLFVPGVKALDPVGEWLLAERDAFVSKALFGSFGRYAMSQLDKLTRSQRLAEHRDLLLEWLCEEPAPDLDEVARRLSAVSPREAPSAQDALLAAKTYVKQLYRSLWDQGLLAANDFKALTAYARSGGQRPPSARELHPKNAYNLLRLVATATGWLREGAPAFEASGALKARLLDIKAGRVPLEDVLRDAEALAPDLEAAHRESRLPEHPDYERADRLLRRVGEELARRWVLKEPGPLGRDAPEAPAMAWRDSE, encoded by the coding sequence ATGAGTGATTCATCGACGGAGGCTCCCTCCCCAGGCGGCGCGCGCATCCGGGGCCTGGAGCAGGTGGACCGGTTGTCGGTGCCGCTGCCCCACGGCACCGAGGTGACGACGCGCGTGGAGCGCCTGGCCTCCGGAGGCCGTCGCATCCCGCAGGGCGTGGTGGGCCGCGTGGTCCGCGCGCATGACGGCGGCTTCGACGTGCAGATTGTCGGCGTGGGGGAGGTGTGGTTCGCGCGGGACGAGCTGGTGCCCCGGCGTCCGGGGCAGGTGCAGTTCGCCCAGCGCCGCGAGGCGGCCTGGAGCGCGCTGACGCCGTGTGTGGTGCTGGAGACGCGCGTGGGCAGCCATGCATGGGGGCTGGCCGACGAGCGCTCGGACGTGGATGTGCGCGGCGTGTTCGCCTTGCCGCTCCCCTGGCGGTTTGGACTGGTCGACGCGCCCAGGGATCTGGTGAGCGCGGATGGCAGCACCACGTACTGGGAAGTCCACAAGGCGGTGGAGCAGGCGCTCCGCGCGGACCCGAACACGCTGGAGACGCTCTTCGTTCCGGGCGTGAAGGCGTTGGACCCGGTGGGCGAGTGGCTCCTGGCGGAGCGCGACGCCTTCGTGTCCAAGGCCCTGTTCGGCAGCTTCGGGCGGTATGCCATGAGCCAGCTCGACAAGCTCACGCGCAGCCAGCGGCTGGCGGAGCATCGGGACTTGCTGCTCGAGTGGCTGTGCGAGGAGCCCGCGCCGGACCTGGACGAGGTGGCGCGCCGGCTGTCGGCCGTGTCGCCCCGCGAGGCGCCGTCGGCGCAGGATGCGCTGCTGGCGGCGAAGACGTACGTGAAGCAGCTCTACCGCTCGCTCTGGGACCAGGGGCTGTTGGCGGCCAATGATTTCAAGGCGCTCACCGCCTATGCGCGAAGCGGCGGTCAGCGGCCTCCCTCCGCGCGCGAGCTGCACCCGAAGAACGCCTACAACCTGCTGCGGCTGGTGGCCACGGCGACGGGGTGGCTGCGCGAGGGCGCGCCCGCCTTCGAGGCCTCTGGCGCACTGAAGGCGCGGCTGCTGGACATCAAGGCGGGCCGCGTGCCGCTGGAGGACGTGCTGCGGGACGCGGAGGCGCTGGCGCCGGACCTGGAGGCCGCACACCGGGAGAGCCGTCTGCCGGAGCATCCGGACTACGAACGCGCGGACCGGTTGCTGCGGCGCGTGGGCGAGGAGTTGGCGCGGCGCTGGGTGCTGAAGGAACCCGGGCCACTGGGACGTGACGCGCCGGAGGCCCCGGCCATGGCGTGGAGGGATTCGGAATGA
- a CDS encoding BamA/TamA family outer membrane protein: MSRRVWVRCAALGLSLLASQAPAQITESDPVVEEVVVRGPEKTQPDTVRAYARVGEGDPLALEDLAKVERRLVATGLFQEVKVSYEPSGPGRVRLILEVEDKASWVVAPTFVLQSDNVGGGVLYAENNLWGRSKKFATAAQVSTAESGVFAGFLDPNLFGLPQLRFSLEGQLRSDRVDEYQAGSGQRRPEVVRRTRMNSASIAGELGFLLFERVRAAAKYRLMSIDAKSPDTSEEVTTPAFSLGPSQQDASLRLMVGIDTRQNLHAVMEGLNLEASYELSNPGVGSDFRYERFGLLYRHGLRLVGEHNLVLRGEAVAGVDLPFHQEFVMGGNSLRGFVYRQFRGDTRLSFTAEYHFPLFTVNPLSFRGVAFSDTGMMMWRKLPGDRELRDVNGRVVRSYLPDAEDGLGNATVAQGVGAGLRLYLRNIVLPLVGVDAAYSVNSGEFRFYLVAGVNPS, from the coding sequence ATGAGCAGACGCGTGTGGGTTCGATGCGCGGCGCTGGGGCTGAGCCTCCTGGCGTCCCAGGCACCGGCGCAAATCACGGAGTCAGACCCGGTCGTCGAGGAAGTGGTGGTCCGCGGCCCGGAGAAAACCCAACCGGACACGGTGCGCGCCTATGCGCGTGTGGGGGAAGGAGACCCGCTCGCGCTCGAGGACCTGGCCAAGGTCGAGCGGCGGCTGGTCGCCACGGGCCTCTTCCAGGAGGTGAAGGTCAGCTACGAGCCTTCCGGGCCGGGCCGGGTGCGGCTGATTCTGGAGGTGGAGGACAAGGCATCCTGGGTGGTGGCGCCCACCTTCGTGCTGCAATCCGACAACGTCGGCGGCGGCGTGCTGTACGCGGAGAACAACCTCTGGGGCCGCAGCAAGAAGTTCGCGACAGCGGCCCAGGTGAGCACGGCGGAGAGCGGCGTCTTCGCGGGCTTCCTGGACCCGAACCTCTTCGGGCTGCCCCAGCTCCGCTTCAGCCTGGAAGGCCAGCTTCGCAGCGACCGGGTAGACGAGTACCAGGCCGGCTCCGGCCAGCGGCGCCCAGAGGTGGTGCGACGGACGCGGATGAACTCCGCGTCCATCGCCGGAGAGCTGGGCTTCCTGCTGTTCGAGCGCGTACGTGCGGCGGCCAAGTACCGGCTGATGTCCATCGACGCGAAGTCCCCCGACACCTCCGAGGAGGTGACGACGCCCGCGTTCTCCCTGGGCCCGTCGCAGCAGGATGCGTCGCTGCGGCTGATGGTGGGCATCGACACGCGGCAGAACCTGCACGCGGTGATGGAGGGCCTCAACCTGGAGGCTTCCTACGAGCTCTCCAATCCTGGCGTCGGCAGTGACTTCCGCTACGAGCGCTTCGGACTGCTGTACCGCCATGGCCTGCGGCTGGTGGGTGAACACAACCTGGTGCTGCGCGGCGAGGCCGTGGCGGGGGTGGACCTGCCGTTCCATCAGGAGTTCGTGATGGGCGGCAATTCATTGCGCGGCTTCGTCTACCGCCAGTTCCGGGGCGACACGCGACTGTCCTTCACCGCCGAGTACCACTTCCCCCTCTTCACGGTGAACCCGCTGTCCTTCCGCGGCGTCGCCTTCTCCGACACGGGGATGATGATGTGGCGCAAGCTGCCCGGTGACCGGGAGCTGAGGGACGTCAATGGGCGCGTGGTGCGCAGCTACCTGCCCGACGCGGAAGACGGGCTGGGCAACGCCACGGTGGCCCAGGGCGTGGGCGCCGGCCTGCGGCTGTACCTGCGCAACATCGTGCTGCCCCTGGTGGGCGTGGACGCGGCCTACAGCGTCAACTCGGGCGAGTTCCGCTTCTATCTGGTGGCGGGGGTGAATCCGTCCTAG
- a CDS encoding NAD-dependent protein deacetylase, with protein MTAPHDALYVPSLAPSVEALASLLTRRSTVVLTGAGCSTESGIPDYRGPGTRARARNPIQHREFLTRPEVRARYWARSLMGWPRFSSARPNAAHAALAELEQAGHVRGLITQNVDGLHHAAGSSRVIELHGALAQVRCLACGAQEAREALQARLLSLNPGFSHEVLELRPDGDADLTSEQLSSFQVPACLVCGGTLKPDVVFFGDNVPVPTVASAFALLEEGDALLVVGSSLAIFSGYRFLVRASERRMPIAILNLGECRGVELADVHLEARAGDALPRLAAALVRG; from the coding sequence ATGACTGCCCCGCACGATGCCCTGTATGTCCCCAGCCTCGCTCCGAGCGTGGAGGCGCTGGCCTCATTGCTCACGCGCCGCAGTACGGTGGTGCTCACCGGGGCGGGATGCAGCACCGAGTCAGGCATCCCCGACTACCGGGGGCCAGGGACGCGGGCACGGGCGCGCAACCCCATCCAACATCGCGAGTTCCTCACGCGTCCCGAGGTCCGGGCGCGCTACTGGGCGCGAAGCCTGATGGGCTGGCCGCGCTTCTCCTCGGCCCGGCCGAACGCGGCGCACGCTGCGCTGGCGGAGCTGGAGCAGGCGGGCCATGTCCGAGGCCTCATCACCCAGAACGTGGACGGGCTGCACCATGCCGCTGGCAGCTCACGGGTGATTGAGCTGCATGGCGCGCTGGCCCAGGTCCGCTGCCTGGCGTGCGGCGCGCAGGAGGCGCGCGAGGCGTTGCAGGCGCGGCTGCTGTCGCTCAACCCTGGCTTCTCCCACGAGGTGCTGGAGCTGCGTCCGGACGGTGACGCGGACCTGACCTCCGAGCAGCTGTCGTCCTTCCAGGTGCCGGCGTGCCTGGTGTGTGGCGGCACGCTCAAGCCGGACGTCGTCTTCTTCGGCGACAACGTGCCGGTTCCCACCGTGGCGTCGGCGTTCGCCCTGTTGGAGGAGGGCGACGCGCTGCTGGTGGTGGGCTCTTCGCTGGCCATCTTCTCCGGCTACCGCTTCCTGGTGCGCGCGTCCGAGCGCCGGATGCCCATCGCCATCCTCAACCTGGGGGAGTGCCGGGGCGTGGAACTCGCGGACGTGCACCTGGAGGCCCGGGCGGGAGATGCGCTCCCCCGGCTCGCGGCGGCACTGGTCCGGGGCTGA
- the coaA gene encoding type I pantothenate kinase, with the protein MASATSPSASMFIDLEREAWRALRAATPLPLGSEEIDGLRGLGEHLDLDEVVDVYLPLSRLLNLQVAAAQRLWAEQQAFLGGSAQKVPYIIAIAGSVAVGKSTTARILQALLKRWPDHPRVELVTTDGFLFPNGVLTERDLMKRKGFPESYDRRALVRFLAELKAGRAEVAAPVYSHLVYDVVPGESQVVRQPDILILEGLNVLQAGAQEGKQMPATFLSDFFDFSIYVDAHEHDIRRWYVDRFLKLQQTAFRDDRSYFRRFSELNHEQAIQLAESVWGEINGPNLAQNIAPTRSRARLILLKGPDHKVKRVRLRKL; encoded by the coding sequence ATGGCCTCAGCCACCAGTCCGTCCGCCTCCATGTTCATCGACCTGGAACGGGAGGCCTGGCGGGCGCTGCGTGCCGCCACGCCTCTGCCGCTGGGGTCCGAGGAGATTGATGGACTGCGGGGCCTGGGAGAGCACCTCGACCTGGACGAGGTGGTGGACGTCTACCTGCCCTTGTCCCGGTTGCTGAACCTGCAGGTGGCCGCGGCGCAGCGGCTCTGGGCGGAGCAGCAAGCCTTCCTGGGAGGTTCGGCACAGAAGGTGCCGTACATCATCGCCATTGCCGGGAGCGTGGCGGTGGGCAAGAGCACGACGGCGCGCATCCTCCAGGCGCTGCTGAAGCGGTGGCCGGACCACCCGCGCGTGGAGTTGGTGACGACGGACGGGTTCCTCTTCCCCAACGGTGTCCTCACCGAGCGCGACTTGATGAAGCGCAAGGGCTTCCCGGAGAGCTACGACCGGCGCGCCCTGGTGCGCTTCCTGGCGGAGCTGAAGGCCGGGCGCGCGGAGGTGGCGGCGCCGGTGTATTCGCACCTCGTCTACGACGTGGTGCCCGGTGAGTCGCAGGTCGTCCGGCAGCCCGACATCCTCATCCTGGAAGGACTCAACGTCCTCCAGGCAGGGGCCCAGGAGGGGAAGCAGATGCCGGCGACGTTCCTCTCCGACTTCTTCGACTTCTCCATCTACGTGGACGCCCACGAGCACGACATCCGCCGCTGGTATGTGGACCGTTTCCTCAAGCTCCAGCAGACGGCGTTCCGCGACGACCGCAGCTACTTCCGCCGCTTCTCCGAGCTGAACCACGAGCAGGCGATTCAGCTCGCCGAGTCGGTGTGGGGCGAAATCAACGGGCCCAACCTGGCGCAGAACATCGCGCCCACCCGTTCGCGCGCGCGCCTCATCCTCCTCAAGGGCCCCGACCACAAGGTGAAGCGGGTGAGGCTGCGCAAGCTGTAG
- a CDS encoding GNAT family N-acetyltransferase gives MRRWQWKSFQALSLDELYDVLALRQEVFVVEQRSIYQDVDGFDRSAEHLLLHTESQGTRLLAAYLRVLPPGVKYPQESSLGRVVTSPRARALGLGRELVARGIARLDSLYPQAAIHIGAQHYLQRFYEGFGFQTQGDVYDEDGIPHIDMVRPAGGTR, from the coding sequence ATGCGACGCTGGCAATGGAAGTCCTTCCAGGCGCTGTCCCTCGACGAGTTGTACGACGTGCTCGCCCTGCGACAGGAAGTCTTCGTGGTGGAGCAGCGCTCCATCTACCAGGACGTAGACGGTTTCGACCGGAGCGCGGAACACCTGCTGCTCCACACGGAGTCGCAGGGTACCCGGCTGCTCGCCGCGTACTTGAGGGTGCTGCCTCCCGGTGTGAAGTATCCCCAGGAGAGCAGCCTGGGCCGCGTGGTGACGTCGCCCCGCGCACGGGCCCTGGGGCTGGGGCGCGAGCTGGTGGCACGTGGCATTGCCCGGCTGGACAGCCTGTACCCACAGGCCGCCATCCACATCGGGGCCCAGCACTACCTCCAGCGCTTCTACGAAGGCTTCGGCTTCCAGACGCAGGGCGACGTCTACGACGAGGACGGCATTCCCCACATCGACATGGTGCGGCCAGCGGGCGGGACGCGCTGA
- the gor gene encoding glutathione-disulfide reductase, translated as MARYDFDLFTIGGGSGGVAASRRAGAHGARVAVCEDRDVGGTCVHRGCVPKKLLVYGAHFREEFQDAEGYGWSVQEPLFTWSKLLAAKDKELDRLRGVYARLLRDSGVTLMEGRGRVVDPHTVEVAGKLYTAERILIATGSRPYLPPDITGIEHSVTSDEALSFPELPRRLAVVGAGYIGVELAGVFHGLGSQVTMLIRGASVLGGFDDDVRSFLTEEMRKKGIELMTDTFIRDIEKRAEGGVSLLTGGGETVEADAVLFATGRVPNSGGLGLEEVGVVLDTRGAVVVDEWSRTSVESIYAVGDITDRINLTPVAISEGRALAETLFNNNPMQMDHTNVPSAVFSQPPVASVGLTEQEARERHGKLDIYVTSFRPMKHTLSGRNERTMMKVVVERESNRVLGCHMVGTDAPEIIQGLAVAVKCGVTKKQLDATVGIHPTAAEEFVTLRDKRPDPDERMAAELGHDAAASTRR; from the coding sequence ATGGCCCGATACGACTTCGACCTGTTCACCATTGGCGGCGGCTCTGGCGGTGTGGCGGCAAGCCGCCGGGCCGGGGCACACGGGGCCCGGGTGGCGGTGTGTGAGGACCGCGACGTGGGCGGCACGTGTGTCCACCGCGGCTGCGTGCCCAAGAAGCTCCTGGTGTACGGCGCGCACTTCCGGGAGGAGTTCCAGGACGCGGAGGGCTACGGCTGGTCGGTCCAGGAGCCGCTGTTCACCTGGAGCAAGCTGCTGGCCGCCAAGGACAAGGAGTTGGACCGGCTGCGTGGCGTGTATGCGCGCCTGCTGCGCGACTCGGGTGTGACGCTGATGGAGGGGCGCGGGCGCGTGGTGGACCCGCACACGGTGGAGGTGGCCGGAAAGCTGTACACGGCCGAGCGCATCCTGATTGCCACGGGCTCGCGGCCCTACCTTCCGCCCGACATCACCGGTATCGAGCACTCCGTCACCTCCGATGAGGCGCTGTCCTTCCCAGAGCTGCCTCGGCGGCTGGCCGTCGTCGGGGCCGGGTACATCGGCGTGGAGCTGGCGGGCGTCTTCCACGGGCTGGGCTCCCAGGTGACGATGCTGATTCGCGGCGCCAGCGTGCTGGGCGGGTTCGATGACGACGTGCGCTCCTTCCTCACGGAGGAGATGCGCAAGAAGGGCATCGAGCTGATGACGGACACCTTCATCCGGGACATCGAGAAGCGCGCCGAGGGCGGGGTCAGCCTGCTGACGGGCGGGGGCGAGACGGTGGAGGCGGACGCGGTGCTGTTCGCCACCGGGCGCGTTCCCAACTCGGGGGGGCTGGGGCTGGAGGAAGTGGGGGTGGTGCTGGACACACGGGGCGCGGTGGTGGTGGACGAGTGGTCCCGCACCTCGGTGGAGAGCATCTACGCGGTGGGCGACATCACCGACCGCATCAACCTCACGCCGGTGGCCATCTCGGAAGGGCGCGCCCTGGCGGAGACGCTCTTCAACAACAACCCGATGCAGATGGACCACACCAACGTGCCGTCGGCTGTGTTCAGTCAGCCGCCCGTGGCCTCGGTGGGACTGACGGAGCAGGAGGCGCGGGAGCGTCATGGGAAGCTGGACATCTATGTCACCAGCTTCCGCCCCATGAAGCACACCCTGAGCGGGCGCAACGAGCGCACCATGATGAAGGTGGTCGTGGAGCGCGAGTCCAACCGTGTGCTCGGCTGTCACATGGTGGGGACGGACGCGCCGGAAATCATCCAGGGACTGGCGGTGGCGGTGAAGTGTGGCGTCACCAAGAAGCAGCTCGATGCCACCGTGGGCATCCACCCCACCGCGGCCGAGGAGTTCGTCACCCTGCGCGACAAGCGGCCGGACCCCGACGAGCGCATGGCGGCGGAGTTGGGCCATGATGCGGCGGCGTCCACCCGGCGTTGA
- a CDS encoding DNA polymerase beta superfamily protein — protein MKGTLTEHQRAMADRVLDEESRHRSHLVVSLSGAHAYGFPSPDSDLDLKSIHVAHTAALLTLQPVHVPTERLEVLEGVEVDYSSNELLPVLQGILQGNGNYLERVLGAIPLRVSPELESLRPLVRAVLSRKMYRHYNGFAQGQLREWEKSGFRSAKRLLYVLRTTLTGSHALRTGVVETDVTELLSQYGFADAHALVEQKLRGEKSELPEALSERWRGEVSRAFEVLEAARADSVLPESPPDEAVAALEAWMLDLRRRRFDG, from the coding sequence ATGAAGGGCACCTTGACGGAACATCAACGCGCGATGGCGGACCGGGTGCTGGACGAGGAGTCCCGGCACCGCTCGCATCTGGTCGTCTCCCTGTCCGGAGCGCACGCCTATGGCTTCCCCTCGCCGGACAGCGACCTGGACCTGAAGTCCATCCACGTCGCGCATACCGCGGCGTTGTTGACGCTGCAGCCCGTGCACGTCCCCACGGAGCGACTGGAGGTGCTGGAGGGCGTGGAGGTGGACTACTCGTCCAACGAACTGCTGCCGGTGCTCCAGGGCATCCTGCAAGGCAATGGGAACTACCTGGAGCGGGTGCTGGGGGCCATCCCCCTGCGCGTGTCTCCGGAGCTGGAGTCGCTGCGTCCGCTGGTGCGCGCGGTGCTGTCGCGCAAGATGTACCGGCACTACAACGGCTTTGCCCAGGGACAGCTGCGCGAGTGGGAGAAGAGCGGCTTCCGGTCGGCGAAGCGGCTGCTCTACGTGCTGCGCACCACGCTGACGGGGTCCCATGCGCTGCGGACCGGCGTGGTGGAGACGGACGTCACGGAGCTGCTGTCTCAGTACGGCTTCGCGGATGCCCATGCCCTGGTGGAGCAGAAGCTGCGCGGGGAGAAGAGCGAGCTTCCGGAGGCCCTGAGCGAGCGGTGGCGCGGCGAGGTGTCGCGTGCGTTCGAGGTGCTCGAAGCCGCGCGGGCGGACTCGGTGCTGCCCGAGTCGCCGCCCGACGAGGCCGTGGCCGCGCTGGAGGCGTGGATGCTGGACCTGCGGCGGAGGCGCTTCGACGGATAG
- a CDS encoding AbrB family transcriptional regulator yields MMTNDSAPGRRSRRVVAVTVATLLAAGLAELAHLPAGALLGAMVVSIAASLTLSVHVPVPRRGLLVAHSVLGGALCSSFSPEAWSALADSWAVSLGAVVGVVAVAQGVALVCAKLGYLDPRTATLGLMPGGASAMVALSDELGADARLVTLFQFMRLCIVILVAVVVGRWAGDTPDVAVARAADLPGSPPPLWAWLTTAAVSAVGSVLGLRLKLPAGAFLGPVLLGIPLTALGLPVGAWPPGLLPLGLWVLGVRVGSQFDSSAVQELKRVAHVALAASVAMVVGCLLLAWGWSAATGVDLLTTYFATSPGGADSVLAIALGTRATLSVVLAVQVGRLLLIFLVAPTFLRRLSPARHA; encoded by the coding sequence GTGATGACGAATGACTCCGCGCCTGGACGCCGCTCACGCCGCGTGGTGGCCGTCACCGTGGCGACGCTGCTCGCCGCTGGACTCGCGGAGCTCGCCCACCTGCCTGCCGGGGCGTTGCTGGGGGCGATGGTGGTGTCGATCGCCGCGTCGCTGACGCTGTCCGTGCACGTCCCGGTGCCGCGCCGGGGGCTGCTGGTGGCGCATTCGGTGCTGGGGGGCGCGCTGTGTTCGTCCTTCTCTCCGGAGGCCTGGAGCGCGCTCGCGGACAGCTGGGCCGTGTCACTGGGCGCCGTGGTGGGCGTCGTGGCCGTGGCGCAGGGCGTGGCGTTGGTGTGCGCGAAGCTGGGCTACCTGGACCCGCGCACCGCCACCTTGGGGCTGATGCCGGGGGGCGCGTCCGCGATGGTGGCGCTGAGCGACGAGCTGGGCGCGGACGCGCGGCTGGTGACGCTCTTCCAGTTCATGCGCCTGTGCATCGTGATTCTCGTGGCCGTGGTGGTGGGGCGGTGGGCGGGGGACACGCCGGACGTGGCGGTGGCCCGCGCGGCGGACCTGCCGGGCTCGCCGCCACCGCTGTGGGCATGGCTGACGACGGCGGCGGTGTCCGCCGTGGGCAGTGTCCTGGGGCTGCGCTTGAAGTTGCCGGCCGGTGCCTTCCTGGGGCCCGTGTTGCTGGGCATCCCCCTCACGGCGCTGGGCCTGCCGGTGGGCGCGTGGCCTCCGGGCCTCCTCCCGTTGGGCTTGTGGGTGCTGGGCGTGCGCGTGGGCAGCCAGTTCGATTCCTCGGCGGTGCAGGAGCTGAAGCGCGTCGCCCACGTCGCACTGGCGGCCTCGGTGGCGATGGTGGTGGGGTGTCTGCTGCTGGCGTGGGGCTGGTCCGCCGCCACGGGCGTGGACCTGCTCACCACCTACTTCGCGACGTCTCCAGGCGGCGCCGACTCCGTGCTGGCCATCGCGCTGGGCACGCGTGCCACTTTGTCCGTCGTGCTGGCGGTCCAGGTGGGACGGCTGCTCTTGATCTTCCTCGTCGCGCCGACGTTCCTGCGCAGGCTGTCTCCCGCCCGGCACGCGTGA
- a CDS encoding aldehyde dehydrogenase family protein has translation MSQSTHIVDNPFTGDVAASVEPTSPAKLDTVLERARAASRALRALSVAERVKLVLRACEAMEKNADAIARDITRQMGKPLSQSRGEVGGMAGRLRHMAAIAEESLADIVLPPKDGFERRIAKEPLGVVLDLPAWNYPLLTAVNAIAPAVLAGNAVIVKHSPRTPLCGGHFARAFAEAGAPDGSVQAIFLDYPGTEQLVGDARVDHVLFTGSVLGGHKMQTAARERFLHIGLELGGNDPAYVAPDCDFDKTVENIVDGAMYNAGQSCCAVERVYVHRSLYERFVAAAEPLVRAYVLGDPESEQTTMGPIAQPWHPAELQSFVQDATSLGARLVTGGRATQVEGRGRFFEPTLLRDVSPQARLMREESFGPLLPIAPVDSDEEALALMNASRLGLTASVWTSDRERADRLARQLEAGTVYMNRCDALDPALPWSGVKNSGRGVTLSALGFDALTRPKALHYRLRF, from the coding sequence ATGAGCCAGAGCACTCACATCGTCGACAATCCCTTCACCGGCGACGTCGCCGCTTCGGTCGAGCCCACCTCGCCCGCGAAGCTGGACACCGTGCTGGAGCGAGCCCGCGCCGCGTCGCGCGCGCTGCGTGCCCTGAGCGTGGCGGAGCGCGTGAAGCTGGTGCTGCGCGCGTGCGAGGCGATGGAGAAGAACGCCGACGCCATCGCACGGGACATCACCCGGCAGATGGGCAAGCCGCTGTCCCAGTCCCGGGGTGAGGTGGGCGGCATGGCGGGACGCCTGCGCCACATGGCCGCCATCGCCGAGGAATCCCTCGCGGACATCGTCCTGCCGCCCAAGGACGGCTTCGAGCGGAGAATCGCGAAGGAACCGCTGGGCGTGGTGCTGGACCTGCCCGCCTGGAACTACCCACTCCTCACCGCGGTGAATGCCATCGCGCCCGCCGTGCTCGCGGGCAACGCGGTCATCGTGAAGCACTCGCCGCGCACGCCCCTGTGCGGTGGCCACTTCGCGCGCGCCTTCGCCGAAGCAGGCGCGCCCGACGGCTCGGTGCAGGCCATCTTCCTGGACTACCCAGGGACGGAGCAGCTCGTCGGTGACGCGCGTGTGGACCACGTCCTCTTCACGGGCTCGGTGCTCGGCGGCCACAAGATGCAGACGGCCGCGCGCGAGCGCTTCCTGCACATTGGCCTGGAGCTGGGAGGCAACGACCCGGCCTACGTCGCGCCGGACTGTGACTTCGACAAGACGGTGGAGAACATCGTCGATGGTGCCATGTACAACGCGGGGCAGAGCTGCTGCGCCGTGGAGCGGGTGTACGTGCACCGCTCGCTGTACGAGCGCTTCGTCGCCGCCGCGGAGCCACTCGTGCGCGCCTACGTGCTGGGCGACCCGGAGTCCGAGCAGACAACGATGGGCCCCATCGCCCAGCCCTGGCACCCCGCCGAGCTGCAGTCCTTCGTCCAGGACGCCACGAGCCTGGGCGCACGGCTCGTCACCGGTGGCCGCGCGACACAAGTGGAGGGACGGGGCCGGTTCTTCGAGCCCACCCTGCTCCGCGACGTGAGCCCCCAGGCGCGACTGATGCGTGAAGAGTCCTTCGGGCCGCTGCTGCCCATCGCGCCGGTGGACTCGGATGAGGAGGCCCTGGCGCTGATGAATGCCTCGCGGCTGGGCCTCACCGCGAGCGTGTGGACGTCCGACCGGGAGCGCGCGGACCGGCTGGCGCGGCAACTGGAAGCGGGCACCGTCTACATGAACCGCTGCGACGCGCTGGACCCCGCGCTGCCCTGGAGCGGCGTGAAGAACTCCGGACGCGGCGTGACGCTGAGCGCGCTGGGCTTCGACGCCCTGACGCGGCCCAAGGCGCTCCACTACCGCCTGCGCTTCTGA
- a CDS encoding M90 family metallopeptidase — protein MLSFIRQFRRRRLLRRPFPEAWLGYLDARVPFFRSLSPELRQPFLDKLKVFAWEKEFIGAGGLEVTDEIRVVISATAVQLVVHLGLSYYDRLREVIVYPGAFRIPDRTGGVLGEAKNWGSVILSWESVLAGLRNPDDGHDTATHEFAHVLDRADGAFDGTPNLRAYSHYRVWSAVMSEHFHKLQQGQRRERQVLDDYGGLNEAEFFAVATESFFEKPRQMQEKTPDLYEELKRFYGWDPAAGA, from the coding sequence ATGCTCTCCTTCATTCGCCAGTTCCGGCGTCGGCGACTGCTTCGCCGCCCCTTTCCGGAGGCCTGGCTGGGCTACCTCGACGCGCGCGTGCCCTTCTTCCGCAGCCTCTCCCCGGAGCTGCGGCAGCCCTTCCTGGACAAGCTCAAGGTGTTCGCGTGGGAGAAGGAGTTCATCGGCGCCGGCGGCCTGGAGGTCACCGACGAGATTCGCGTGGTGATCTCCGCCACCGCGGTGCAGCTCGTGGTGCACCTGGGCCTGTCGTATTACGACCGGCTGCGGGAGGTCATCGTCTATCCCGGCGCCTTCCGAATCCCGGACCGCACGGGCGGGGTGCTGGGCGAGGCGAAGAACTGGGGCTCCGTCATCCTCTCGTGGGAGTCGGTGCTCGCGGGGCTGCGCAACCCGGACGATGGTCACGACACCGCCACGCATGAGTTCGCCCACGTGTTGGACAGGGCCGACGGCGCCTTCGATGGCACGCCCAACCTGCGCGCGTATTCGCATTACCGGGTCTGGAGCGCGGTGATGAGCGAGCACTTCCACAAACTTCAGCAGGGCCAGCGGCGGGAACGACAGGTCCTGGATGACTATGGCGGCCTCAACGAGGCCGAGTTCTTCGCGGTGGCCACCGAATCATTTTTCGAGAAACCCCGGCAAATGCAGGAGAAGACGCCGGATCTCTATGAGGAGCTGAAGCGCTTCTACGGGTGGGATCCCGCGGCTGGCGCCTGA
- a CDS encoding DUF504 domain-containing protein — protein MSDERFTTSREVYHRIQWDPRFDPREFTIGYDAHGETREEMPFAAFVPDGEIPWHRVWYFKRGHQVVWDREQRLDLLDSPQPPPG, from the coding sequence ATGTCCGACGAACGCTTCACGACCAGCCGCGAGGTCTACCACCGCATCCAGTGGGACCCGCGGTTCGACCCCCGCGAGTTCACCATCGGCTACGACGCCCATGGAGAGACGCGCGAGGAGATGCCGTTCGCGGCCTTCGTTCCGGACGGCGAGATTCCCTGGCACCGCGTCTGGTACTTCAAGCGGGGCCACCAGGTGGTCTGGGACCGCGAGCAGCGCTTGGACCTGCTGGATTCGCCGCAACCTCCGCCCGGGTAG